TCAGATCATAAGGAGAGAGAATATATGCAGATGGCAATCGCAGAACTGGATAGAGCCACGGTTATAATCTCAGACTTCCTTACCTTTGCTAAGCCGGGGCTAGAGACCATTGAGAGGCTTGATGTATCTGAAGAGTTACGGCATGTGTCTGGTATTCTATCTCCGCTTGCGAATTTGCAAGGGGGAGTCATTGAACTCAACCTGCAGTCAGGACTTTGCGTGATTGGATCATCTGCCAAATTCAAACAAGCATTTATTAATATTATAAAAAATAGCATCGAAGCCTTGCAGGACAATGGACTTATTAGAGTTTCAGCCTGGAAATCCGGAGCTCATATAATGATCAGTGTACGTGATAATGGGGAAGGGATGAATGGTAGTGAACTGGCCCGATTAGGTGAGCCCTATTACTCCAACAAAACAAAAGGAACGGGGCTTGGACTTATGGTAACCTTCCGTATTATTGAGGCGATGGAAGGGACAACTGAGTTTCAGAGTGAGAAGGGGGAAGGGACGGAGATTATTGTCAAATTACCAAAAGTTTGAAATATTTAGGAGAAGTTTATGAATATTCCGTTTTTTAGAAGGAAAGGGTAGTATAGTGAGCGAAGTAGTACACACAGAATATTGTTTCTGATACTTCCTTCTGAGGTGCCTTTATGCGCTTGATGGTTAGAATACTTCACATAGCAATAACCCTTTCACTTCTCCTGATAGGTTATGGTTCAATTATTGTATCGGCGGCTAACCCCTATCCATCTCAAGAAATTACAAAGTGGGAAATGAAATGGGGAGCTCAAACAGGAAATACATGGAAAGAGATTCCGTGGAGTGAAGGCCAGCAAAGCTGGACGAACGTAGATTCTATGAAGGGACTCCCAGAGTTACCTTCAAGTGTATCCTCTTCTTGGACTCGTATTACCTTACCCGATTTTAAATATGTGTCTCCTTCGGTTTATATTGATACTTTATATGCTCTTCATGTGAGGGTGTATGTGGAGGATCGGTTGATCTTCGAGGAAGATCGTAATTATATTAAAGATAACTATTCTTTGTTATTACCTTTAAGTCAAGGAGATAACGGGAAAACATTATATATCTGGACAGCAACGATGCAGGACAGAATCGGAATTAAAGACAGTGTAGTGATCGGTGAACACAGTCAATTAATCAATGATTATATTGGGAATGGACTAAGCGATGTGATTTTGGGCTGCGCATTTTTTCTGGTGGCCATCGTTCTATTTATAAGTGCTTTATACATAAACAAAGATTACTTCTCCAGTGTTGCTTCACTAGCTGTGGTTATAGCGTGTACCGGAATCCTCTCTATAACCTACTCCTCTTTCATTTACACCTTTTACAATAAATTGGGGCCGATCAGTAATGTATGCTTGGATTTAGCCCTATTGTCACTGTTACCGGCGCTTACCTTTTTATTTGAAAAATTATTCGGTAGTGGTAAGTTCGGTATCATTCGAAAGTTTCGTCAATTTCAAGTCCTTTACTCCTCCTTTTGTTTGTTATGTCTTTTTATCAATCTCCTATCGAATAATCGCTATATTGAGTTTTATTATTTTGTTTCTACCACCATTATAGGGTTCATCCTCATCCTTCAGTTCATCCTGTTAATCGCATGTGTAATCATGTTCTCACTAAAAGGAAATAAGGACGCTATTATTTTTGCCATTGGATTTGGAACCGCTGCGTTTACTGTAGTTGCAGAGCTACTATGGTATTACATCCATAAAGGGAACTATGATTTGTTCTTGTGGAAGTGGGGACTTGTTGCTTTTATTATCTCCTTGATCGTTATTCTGGAGCGAAGATTGGCCTATAGCCATCAACAGGTTGTTAATTATTCTAGAGAACTAGAGCGTTTCAACAATGAATTGGAGCGTTCGGAAAAAATGGAGATTATTAGCGAGCTTGCTGCATCCGTAGCTCATGAAGTACGAAACCCTCTACAGGTAACTCGAGGCTTCCTTCAGCTGCTTAGCGAGAAATCCGTTAGCGAAGAGCAAATATATATGTCAATGGCCCTTAGCGAACTAGATCGCGCATCTAATATTATTACGGATTTCTTGACCTTTGCTAAACCGGAATTTGAGACGATCTCTAGTCTGAATTTATATGATGAATTCAAGCATATTGAGAGTATTATGCAGCCCCTCTGTCATATTAATGGAGGAAAGATGATTCTGGATGTATCCGGCCAATTATGGGTGAAAGGAAATTCCTCGAAGTTTAAGCAGGCATTCATCAACATTATCAAGAACAGCATTGAATCGTTCAGTGAGGAAGGGTTCATTTATATGTCGGTATATGGTGAAGATGACAAAGTGATTATTCACATCAAAGATAACGGGGAAGGGATGGACGCAGATGTTCTGCACCGACTAGGAGAACCGTATTTCACCAAGAAAAATAAAGGAACAGGTTTAGGCTTAATGGTCACCTTCCGCATCATTGATGCTATGCAAGGTGAAGTGAGATTTACAAGCAAAAAAGGAGTAGGAACCGAATCCATTACCATACTGCCATTGGCAGAAGCTCCGGATGATTCCTACTCCCTATGAGGTTAATCTTGCTGTCTTACCAAGAACCGCGTGGTGCTGCGGTTGCTTTCAATACATCTGATGATGGACTTGGTGGAATTACAAGATAGAATTCATTTGAACCTTCTTCAACGGCTTTCAAGGTAACGCTGTCGGGAATGATTACGCCTAGCGCTTCTTGGAGAGCTGCTTTTGGATCTGCGAGTAGTCTTTTCTTGAAACTTGGATCTTCCCATGCCTTTTGAATGACTTGATTTCTAAGAACTGCTTCTGACATAATAATCACCCTTCCTAAATGTATATATTTACCTTTATTAATATAACATAGCAATTGTGCTAATACTATTCTTTTTTCTACAAAATAATAGAATTATTGTATATTTTTTGACAGATAATAAAATAATCCTCCGCCTTGTAAAAGCTGCTTCTCTGCTTCGATGGAATCGGAGATCTGTTGTAAATTAGTCACCAGCATAGAGTGGAACGCAATGAGATGAGGCACATCCAAGCTTGAAGCCATAACTTTGGTATGCGTATCATGCGCTAATTCGGCATAGGTTTGTAGTCCGTTTGCAGTGAACAGGAAGAATTCGACTTCTTTCGAAGTGAGTATAGTTGCACTATCACTGGATAGATAGCTTCGTGTGAGGGAGAGTAAACAATTATAACTGCCTTCTGACAAATCTTCTTTCCAGTCTTCATAGTCGTCAAGCATTTGCAGTGTAAGTAGGACAGAGTCGATCATTTCCTCAGACTGCGACACAAGGGAATCCTTACCAGATAGCAGAAGGGCAGCGGTGCTGGATAGTTTGAGCGGACTGGCTTTATAAGAGATTTTGATTCGATCGTTAAGGAAATAGTCGCTGGTGGTTTCATTACTAACACTGTCTGCCCATTGAGAAATGTAACGATTAAACGAAGCCCAGAAAGAGGAGTCATTCGGAAATAAAAGCCTGTAGATATTCAAAAATTCAACATAGAGTAGGTTCGCCAAAGGTAGTCTTTCGTATGTAGAGGATTCTTTGCTATCCATCAGGTCATCTTGTATGAAGAAATATAGCATGAAGAAGACATTGCCCATCGACATTTGACGGGTAATTTCTGCGGAGAGTCCGCAGCCTTTCTGAAGCCAAAAGGGCAATAGATAACATATGTAATTTTTGTGGCTTTCAGCATTGAATACGTTAAAATGTTCAAGATAGGACAGACCTTGTGAATTTAGAGGCTCTGGAAACTCGGAGATGATCTTTCTGCTCTCTTGGAATACTAAGCGGAGTTCTTCTTCGTAATCATTTAGCCAATCCATTGCATCCCTCCTACAATAAAATTACAAAAAAATGGTTCTTTCGCCCTGATTATATCCTTCTCTTTATTCCATTACAACTAAAATTTAGGAGGTTTGAAGACGTATGGAGTGCTATACATTTGGTCAAATGCTTATGGCTATTCGAATGGGGCAAAAAGCTGAAACACCAGACGGCCGCATTGTGATGCGTACCACTGCGGGACTGATTTGGACCAGTGGGATATTGAATGGGAAAATGGTAGAAATCAAAGATTATTTGTTCTCTGATCTGTGGCAGATCTATGAGGATGAGGAAAGCAAGAAAGAGGGGATTGGCAGAGAAAAGCATGAAGAACGGGAGCGGGAGATGCTTGAGAATCAATATGAAGAGCTGCGATTAGCGAGCCGTAAACGCTAAATTCAACGTTCGACTCGCCAATCGCAGCTATAAAGAGGAAATTACTTCGATTTTAATGCTTCGTATTGACCTCTTAGACGTAGAAGTCTCCAGATACTTTGATCCAAGCCGCCGAGTCGGTTTCGCTCGGTCCACAATAGACGATATTGGTGAAGAAGCACATTCAGATCATTGATTTGTTTCGTAATCAGGTTAGGGTCAATCGAATCTGGTGCGGATACGAGCTGCAGTTTGATTCTGCCAAGCTGCACAGCGTGCTTCACAAAATGGATTCCGTTACTCAGTTCCTCTAGGACAAGATCAGCATCATCACATTGAAGATCAAGTCCCGAGAGACGTGCTTCGATAGAGAGTAGGTATTCCTCGAGATTGTTGAAATGTTCTTCGGTAAGTTTCTCTACGATTAACAAATTGTCGAGATTGGTGCGAAGAAGCAGGGACATTTCCGTATCATTTGAACGATTAATCTCGGATTCAAGCTGATAGTAATTGCCGAGATCAAGGAGCAATTGGCCAATACCCTCAGAGCGATCCGCGAAAACGAATGTATTTAAATACTTTGCAGTGTCCGCTGCTAGATTGTTATCTACATTCCAGGCAATTGCAGCACCGTAAGCATATCCAGCATAGCTGATTGGGAGATGCTGCCAGTGTCCGTGATCACCCCAATCGGTAATGAGATAGCCAATGGCGCCATTGTTCTTGCCATGAATAGCTGCGCTACGCAGATTGGCGAGCATATTGTCACTGCGCCCTGTAATGGAGTTCCATGAGCTGGTGCCTGGGCAGACATAGAAAGGAATACCTGCTTCACGGAATTTGAGAGTATCCGACTCGAAAGGATGTTCCGCACTGTAACCCCATTCCATAGCAATAATATCTTTAGGCAGGTGAGGGATTAGTTCGGGATGTTGGATAATAATATCGCCCCAGAATTGCATCGTTTTGCCGCGTTTCGTAACGAGCTCATAAATCTTCTGAAGGAAAGATAAATAGATCTGACCTTTGCCTTGTGATTCAGCTAGCGCTTTACTTTTACCAAGACCAAGCTCATACGTCTCATCACAGCCTACATTAAACTGATTAGAGGTAAAGTAAGGAAGCAGATCGTCGAACATTTTTTCTAGCAGAGGGAGCACGGCAGGATCTTCGGTGTCAAAAGTACCTGGATGCATAAATAGTCCTTCTGGATATACGTCCCCCATATACAATTCCTTCGGAAGCATAAAGCCTTCTGGAATTTCGGCCAAAGCGTTGAATTCAGAACGGGAAAGCCAGCCTTCCATATGTCCAAAGCTATTCTGGTTCGGAACAAGCTCAATATAACGCGCCTTGCAGTAGGTATCTAGAAGCAAGATTTCCTCTCCAGTTATCGGAGTTTCAAGCTCCCACACTTGAGGGAAAGATTCATACGCGAACGGAGCACCTTCTATATATAGCTGAAGTTCGTTCATCTTCAGATCGGCCATAAGGTCAATGATTCGGTATAAGGTTTCTTGCTTCGGAATTTTATTGCGGCTGATATCTATAGTTATACCTCTGGCTCCAAAATCAGGTTCATCGCGAATATGTAGATTCGGAATAGATTTTCCGTTTTGTTCTATGATTTGTTTCAGGGTTGCTACCGCGTAGAAGGCTCCGACAGGTGAGCTATAGGAGACAACGATCCCACTCTG
The window above is part of the Paenibacillus sp. FSL K6-0276 genome. Proteins encoded here:
- a CDS encoding HAMP domain-containing sensor histidine kinase; translated protein: MRLMVRILHIAITLSLLLIGYGSIIVSAANPYPSQEITKWEMKWGAQTGNTWKEIPWSEGQQSWTNVDSMKGLPELPSSVSSSWTRITLPDFKYVSPSVYIDTLYALHVRVYVEDRLIFEEDRNYIKDNYSLLLPLSQGDNGKTLYIWTATMQDRIGIKDSVVIGEHSQLINDYIGNGLSDVILGCAFFLVAIVLFISALYINKDYFSSVASLAVVIACTGILSITYSSFIYTFYNKLGPISNVCLDLALLSLLPALTFLFEKLFGSGKFGIIRKFRQFQVLYSSFCLLCLFINLLSNNRYIEFYYFVSTTIIGFILILQFILLIACVIMFSLKGNKDAIIFAIGFGTAAFTVVAELLWYYIHKGNYDLFLWKWGLVAFIISLIVILERRLAYSHQQVVNYSRELERFNNELERSEKMEIISELAASVAHEVRNPLQVTRGFLQLLSEKSVSEEQIYMSMALSELDRASNIITDFLTFAKPEFETISSLNLYDEFKHIESIMQPLCHINGGKMILDVSGQLWVKGNSSKFKQAFINIIKNSIESFSEEGFIYMSVYGEDDKVIIHIKDNGEGMDADVLHRLGEPYFTKKNKGTGLGLMVTFRIIDAMQGEVRFTSKKGVGTESITILPLAEAPDDSYSL
- a CDS encoding NHLP leader peptide family RiPP precursor is translated as MSEAVLRNQVIQKAWEDPSFKKRLLADPKAALQEALGVIIPDSVTLKAVEEGSNEFYLVIPPSPSSDVLKATAAPRGSW
- a CDS encoding glycoside hydrolase family 20 zincin-like fold domain-containing protein → MLNHSTLLLLPNPREITLSQGSFRFPISGSIVLPSTGEQCAMPAAQKLQAVIKQALNLHLTLSIGTRPTVVSACIFSYVALLSEQAYEIVVDQSGIVVSYSSPVGAFYAVATLKQIIEQNGKSIPNLHIRDEPDFGARGITIDISRNKIPKQETLYRIIDLMADLKMNELQLYIEGAPFAYESFPQVWELETPITGEEILLLDTYCKARYIELVPNQNSFGHMEGWLSRSEFNALAEIPEGFMLPKELYMGDVYPEGLFMHPGTFDTEDPAVLPLLEKMFDDLLPYFTSNQFNVGCDETYELGLGKSKALAESQGKGQIYLSFLQKIYELVTKRGKTMQFWGDIIIQHPELIPHLPKDIIAMEWGYSAEHPFESDTLKFREAGIPFYVCPGTSSWNSITGRSDNMLANLRSAAIHGKNNGAIGYLITDWGDHGHWQHLPISYAGYAYGAAIAWNVDNNLAADTAKYLNTFVFADRSEGIGQLLLDLGNYYQLESEINRSNDTEMSLLLRTNLDNLLIVEKLTEEHFNNLEEYLLSIEARLSGLDLQCDDADLVLEELSNGIHFVKHAVQLGRIKLQLVSAPDSIDPNLITKQINDLNVLLHQYRLLWTERNRLGGLDQSIWRLLRLRGQYEALKSK